Genomic DNA from Plasmodium brasilianum strain Bolivian I chromosome Unknown PB_00_03, whole genome shotgun sequence:
atatatgtattcttttatgtttcataatatatttttaaaatcaaatctataacatataacatatatataaaaaattttattctatatataataaatacctcttaaatatttacttatgtAAAGAATTCTTTAGTCATAGAAAAATTCGTGGTTTCTAAGTATtttcttgttcttttttttattaattatgtacatatttgtgtaaataacttatatattaaaataactgaagtattatattcaaatagtttacattctttataatatatttaatattccaCTTTTTAAATAGCTATATCATGAAATAtaatcttatatatatattcttaataataTTCCAATATCTTTTGAAAACAACTGTATATTCTatcttattttctttataatgctcttttaaatatattgtttatactaatatattttacatcattatatttatatcaaatCATATATTGATATTAAGTAATTTACTTTTCTTCACTTCATATCTTTGTCtaagatataataaaaatattttcatatttgcaattaaaattttgtttagaatatttgaataatagataattttcttacatattaataataaaggtattactcttttttgattatatctttataaattaaacataCAAATGTTCATgtgataataaatattttaaataatatttcatataattaaattttatgattttatttatgttcattttacattattattatattgagatatatatttttatatattttcctctATTTTCTAATTAATCTATACAGCATGCTGCGTTATCaatgtttatataagttaacattcatatatacatgttaatggggataaaataatactcttaattttgttattataattaatactTAATCATCgcaaaatatttcattatataaatgcttcttttatttgtacaatatatatatatatatataatagaatttttataatagtattctttttatataacttgatacattatatattatagtaatgaaagttattatatcatgattcatataaatttattttatattttaattcatttacaTTCATATAATACTTTGCTCTAGAATATGCTTATGTTGTAGTATATAACataccataaaaaaaaatatatattttattttctttaatgaataatatatatatatatatcaatgcaataaattttattcacTTCATTTCCTCAAATTAAAGAAAGACAAACATATGTTTGATTTATAActcataataaattattttaaatatattaacaattaaACGTTTAATCaagaacaatataaaaaatataaatctaaaaattttgaattgaatataaattatcatacatcaataaaattatgtgaattgtactataatatatttcctttaatgtataaacatatattttccatggaaatttaattaaatttaaaattgtaaatatgaAACTATAATATTTAGTTAGCCTTATACAATACAATGAAATACTTAATTAAAAACTTTGAAATATTCAATTATAAATAGAATTactgttataataattttttactataatgCATAAAAAACGAACTGATTTAATTAGGcgcatttataaaatttaagcaCTTATAAATACtactaataattatataattaaatatattaccgAAGTACTTTTACATTAAAGAATTCATTACAGATAAAAACATAATGCATACCatatattttaccttttcttaaacttaattttttgatatttctTAACTTTCTTGTGGTAATAAAGAAGGCCTAATATAAGTATGACACCTAATATAAGCAAaggtataatatatattagataGTTAAAAAAACTATCTACATAAACGTATCCTGCTATTCTCTCCTTTACCTGTGCTCCCCCCCTCTTCGTACTTGTTATCTTTTCCAATGCTTTATCTACTTTATTTATTGACCTGAACAACCAACTAATAGGAGAATCCCTTAACAACACACTTAAATTATTGTACCAATTAGCTGGACCACACAATTTCAATGCCTTAAACAGTACCTTCCTAAGCCCACAACCCACCAATAAAtctaaaatgtataatatcaGTAATACGATGATTAATAATAAAGGTAAAACAAATCTCAATCggtattttttacatataatttttttatatgttttatcaCTAATCgttttgttgtttttaagaaaatccaTATAATCAAGTTccttgaatatttttttttccatacgagaatattttttcgtttcaAATATACATTTCCTATTCctcatattttgtttatttcctCCTGCATTCACAAATGATTTTctatttaaatgttttatttctcttttggGTTCTTtctcattaaaatatacatctTTATTTTCGCTTACAGCATAATTTGGTACTTCTTCATTTAATCTTACAAAAACTGAACATTTATCCTCTTTAGATATTGCTAGTAATCGATAATTTTTATctaattttctattatttttataatttccttCTGAAGTTTTATAATAGTTactctaaaaaaatatgtaaatatttattatttaaaagaataactAATTTAAtgacaataaaaatatattaataaaaataaggcaagaataaaatagataATGCACGTATccttaattattattatcatacgAGATCAATGTTAAAAAGACATATCCAACTTAAAAGGATAAACGCAGAAATTATTGTAAATAACAGTAACGTATTT
This window encodes:
- a CDS encoding fam-l protein; the encoded protein is MDQKNTLLLFTIISAFILLSWICLFNIDLSNYYKTSEGNYKNNRKLDKNYRLLAISKEDKCSVFVRLNEEVPNYAVSENKDVYFNEKEPKREIKHLNRKSFVNAGGNKQNMRNRKCIFETKKYSRMEKKIFKELDYMDFLKNNKTISDKTYKKIICKKYRLRFVLPLLLIIVLLILYILDLLVGCGLRKVLFKALKLCGPANWYNNLSVLLRDSPISWLFRSINKVDKALEKITSTKRGGAQVKERIAGYVYVDSFFNYLIYIIPLLILGVILILGLLYYHKKVKKYQKIKFKKR